In Nonomuraea sp. NBC_00507, the following are encoded in one genomic region:
- a CDS encoding dihydrodipicolinate synthase family protein, producing the protein MLRGIHVPLVTPFNAAGEVAVDAIEKLAHQVLDDGAAGLVALGTTGEVAALDPEERARVIEVCVRVCGQRQALLTVGVTGNDVRSTARALRSLPEGVGAALVTVPYFLRPGERGVVAYFEALAEETPVPLVIYHIPYRTGQAVSAATLRRLGTHPMVAGVKYAAGGIDQDAVDLLGDLPDGFEVVGGDDAFISPLLALGASGGILASAQLRTRDFVELAGAWQAGYAGRARALGHRLARLSAALFAEPNPTVIKGVLHAQGLIPTPDVRLPLLPAGEAAVSQARLVAVHPCE; encoded by the coding sequence ATGTTGAGAGGAATCCATGTGCCGCTGGTCACCCCGTTCAACGCGGCGGGTGAGGTGGCTGTAGACGCGATCGAGAAGCTCGCTCACCAGGTGCTCGACGACGGCGCGGCCGGGCTGGTCGCGCTGGGCACCACCGGTGAGGTGGCCGCGCTCGACCCCGAGGAGCGGGCCCGGGTGATCGAGGTGTGCGTCCGGGTCTGCGGGCAGCGGCAGGCGCTGCTGACGGTCGGGGTGACGGGAAACGACGTGCGATCGACGGCGCGGGCGTTGCGGAGCCTGCCGGAGGGGGTCGGGGCCGCCCTGGTGACCGTCCCGTACTTCCTGCGTCCCGGCGAACGCGGCGTGGTCGCGTACTTCGAGGCGCTGGCCGAGGAGACGCCCGTGCCGCTGGTGATCTACCACATCCCCTACCGGACCGGGCAGGCCGTGAGCGCCGCGACGCTGCGCCGGCTGGGGACGCATCCGATGGTCGCCGGCGTGAAGTACGCGGCGGGCGGGATCGATCAGGATGCGGTCGACCTGCTGGGGGACCTCCCCGACGGGTTCGAGGTGGTCGGCGGCGACGACGCGTTCATCTCGCCGCTGCTCGCCCTGGGCGCTTCGGGTGGGATCCTGGCCTCGGCGCAGCTGCGTACCAGGGACTTCGTCGAGCTGGCCGGCGCCTGGCAGGCGGGGTACGCGGGCCGGGCGCGGGCGCTCGGGCACCGGCTGGCCCGGCTGTCGGCGGCGCTCTTCGCCGAGCCCAACCCGACCGTGATCAAGGGCGTGCTGCACGCCCAGGGCCTGATCCCGACCCCGGACGTGCGGTTGCCGCTCCTGCCCGCCGGCGAGGCGGCGGTGTCACAGGCTCGCCTGGTAGCGGTACATCCATGCGAGTGA
- a CDS encoding FAD-dependent oxidoreductase: MKALVIGCGIAGPVTAMALREVGIDAEIFEAYGQGAENVGSFLNIASNGLAALRVLGAHRQVLKTAIPTPRMVMWSGSGKRLGEVANGLRLDDGTVSHTVQRSDLYRAIRDEAEQRGIRITYGKRLSSYEDRGDEVTARFEDGSEVTGDLLIACDGVHSRTRAMLDPQAPAPRYSGLYSLGGIVKDGGLDGEPGVYNMVFGKRAFFGYSVAESGETWWFANLPRRLGDVPESWRAELVKAFEDDANASAELIGRSEVELGLPIHDLPPVPVWHRSRVLLLGDAAHATSPSAGQGASLAIEDAIVLARCLRDSRDHREAFERYEAERRPRVEQVVAYSRTISNSKAAGPVARVFRDLMLPIFLKKSASQESLAWMYRYQASL, from the coding sequence ATGAAGGCTTTGGTCATAGGTTGTGGCATCGCAGGCCCGGTCACCGCCATGGCGCTGCGCGAGGTGGGCATCGACGCCGAGATCTTCGAGGCGTACGGGCAGGGCGCGGAGAACGTGGGCTCCTTCCTCAACATCGCCTCGAACGGCCTGGCCGCCCTGCGGGTGCTGGGCGCGCACCGCCAGGTGTTGAAAACGGCCATCCCCACCCCGCGCATGGTCATGTGGAGCGGCTCGGGCAAGCGGCTCGGCGAGGTGGCCAACGGCCTGCGGCTCGACGACGGCACCGTGAGCCACACCGTCCAGCGTTCCGACCTCTACCGCGCCATCCGCGACGAGGCCGAGCAGCGCGGCATCCGCATCACCTACGGCAAGCGCCTGAGCTCCTACGAAGACCGTGGCGACGAGGTCACGGCCAGGTTCGAGGACGGTTCGGAGGTCACCGGCGACCTGCTGATCGCCTGCGACGGCGTGCATTCGCGCACCCGCGCGATGCTCGACCCGCAGGCCCCGGCACCCCGCTACAGCGGCCTGTACAGCCTCGGCGGGATCGTGAAGGACGGTGGCCTCGACGGCGAGCCGGGCGTGTACAACATGGTGTTCGGCAAGCGGGCGTTCTTCGGCTATTCGGTGGCCGAGTCCGGTGAGACCTGGTGGTTCGCGAACCTGCCCAGGCGCCTTGGCGATGTCCCCGAGAGCTGGCGGGCGGAGCTGGTTAAGGCGTTCGAGGACGACGCGAACGCCTCCGCCGAGCTCATCGGGCGCAGCGAGGTCGAGTTGGGCCTGCCGATCCACGACTTGCCGCCGGTGCCCGTCTGGCACCGCAGCCGTGTCCTGCTCCTCGGGGACGCCGCCCACGCCACCTCGCCCAGCGCGGGCCAGGGCGCCTCGCTGGCCATCGAGGACGCGATCGTCCTGGCCAGGTGCCTGCGCGACAGCCGGGATCACCGCGAGGCGTTCGAGCGCTACGAGGCCGAGCGGCGGCCTCGGGTGGAACAGGTCGTGGCGTACTCCAGGACGATCAGCAACAGCAAGGCCGCGGGCCCGGTCGCCCGGGTCTTCCGCGACCTGATGCTGCCGATCTTCCTCAAGAAGAGCGCGAGCCAGGAATCACTCGCATGGATGTACCGCTACCAGGCGAGCCTGTGA
- a CDS encoding MarR family winged helix-turn-helix transcriptional regulator, translating into MAGRDSSNAAVMYHTAMGERMGLGMTEEKTLDLLQRLGPMTAGEIAQHTGLAPASVSGLIDRLEGKWLVRRIRDTKDRRRVIVEINHERLAGFGELFEPFVAALAELYDRYTDDQLEVILDYVTRSTALQREATAGLVDGD; encoded by the coding sequence ATGGCAGGGCGGGACAGCAGCAACGCCGCCGTGATGTACCACACTGCGATGGGCGAACGCATGGGCCTCGGCATGACTGAGGAGAAGACCCTCGACCTGCTGCAACGTCTCGGCCCGATGACGGCGGGCGAGATCGCGCAGCACACCGGGCTGGCGCCGGCGTCGGTCAGCGGCCTGATCGACCGGCTGGAGGGCAAGTGGCTGGTGCGGCGGATCCGTGACACCAAGGACCGGCGCCGGGTCATCGTCGAGATCAACCATGAGCGGCTGGCCGGCTTCGGGGAGCTGTTCGAGCCGTTCGTGGCCGCGCTCGCCGAGCTGTACGACCGCTACACGGACGACCAGCTCGAAGTCATCCTCGACTACGTCACCCGGTCGACCGCCCTGCAGCGCGAGGCCACCGCAGGGCTGGTCGATGGTGATTAG